The following proteins are encoded in a genomic region of Saccharopolyspora antimicrobica:
- a CDS encoding glycerate kinase, translating to MPGPVLIAPDKFKGSLTAPEVAAAVATGLRRARPEVEVRSAPVADGGDGTVQAAVAGGYVPIPVRVAGPVGEPVDTEIAVFDDTAVVELASASGLALLDPDELAPLAASSEGTGEAILAALDAGARTVVLGVGGSACTDGGAGMLTVLGARVLDAAEHPLPPGGGPLSRVASVDLSGLDPRLAETEVILASDVDNPLLGERGAAHVYGPQKGADPDQVRFLDDALANWSRAVLAAGGRDVAEQPGAGAAGGVGYGALAVLGARMRPGVDVVLELIDFDRQLAGAGLVIIGEGSIDEQTLHGKGPAGVAARARAAGVPVVAIAGRSELSPERLREAGIEAVYTLTDIEPDPQRCIREAATLLPELAERIAVEHLKS from the coding sequence TTGCCTGGACCCGTCCTGATCGCGCCGGACAAGTTCAAGGGTTCGCTGACGGCGCCGGAGGTGGCCGCCGCGGTGGCCACCGGCCTGCGCCGGGCCCGGCCCGAAGTGGAGGTCCGGTCGGCACCGGTTGCCGACGGCGGTGACGGCACCGTCCAGGCTGCGGTGGCCGGCGGGTACGTGCCGATCCCGGTCCGCGTCGCGGGGCCGGTCGGCGAGCCGGTGGACACCGAGATCGCGGTGTTCGACGACACGGCGGTGGTCGAGCTGGCATCGGCCTCCGGGCTGGCGCTGCTGGACCCGGACGAGCTCGCCCCGCTGGCGGCGTCCAGCGAGGGCACCGGCGAGGCGATCCTGGCGGCGCTCGACGCGGGCGCGCGAACCGTGGTGCTCGGCGTCGGTGGCAGTGCGTGCACCGACGGCGGCGCCGGAATGCTCACCGTCCTGGGGGCGCGGGTTTTGGATGCTGCGGAGCACCCGTTGCCCCCAGGCGGTGGACCACTGTCCCGCGTGGCCTCGGTGGATCTCTCCGGTCTCGACCCGCGGCTGGCGGAGACCGAGGTGATCCTCGCGTCCGATGTGGACAACCCGCTGCTCGGCGAGCGCGGCGCGGCGCACGTCTACGGCCCGCAGAAGGGCGCCGACCCCGATCAGGTGCGCTTCCTCGACGACGCCCTGGCGAACTGGTCGCGCGCGGTGCTGGCGGCGGGCGGCCGCGACGTGGCGGAGCAGCCGGGTGCCGGCGCGGCGGGCGGTGTCGGCTACGGCGCCCTCGCGGTGCTCGGAGCCCGCATGCGCCCGGGCGTGGACGTCGTCCTGGAGCTGATCGACTTCGACCGCCAGCTGGCCGGAGCGGGCCTGGTGATCATCGGCGAGGGCTCCATCGACGAGCAGACGCTGCACGGCAAGGGCCCGGCCGGGGTGGCCGCCCGAGCCCGCGCGGCGGGCGTCCCGGTGGTGGCGATCGCCGGTCGCTCGGAGCTCTCCCCGGAGCGCCTCCGCGAAGCGGGCATCGAAGCGGTCTACACCCTCACCGACATCGAACCGGACCCCCAGCGCTGCATCCGCGAAGCGGCGACCCTCCTCCCCGAACTGGCCGAGCGCATCGCCGTCGAACACCTGAAGTCGTGA
- a CDS encoding GAF domain-containing protein, translating into MPRIGMLTPSSNTVLEPVTYRLLSGAEEVTAHFSRLPVTAISLAEEQSGQFSVARMSAAAELLRDAAVDVVVWNGTAGSWLGLDYDRQVCDALSQVCGVPATTSTLALHDAFRAFGVRRLGLVTPYTGDVTARIAETYAAEGVEVVADERLEITDNFSFGEVPEQRLVEMIGAAAPGAQAVALVCTNLRGAFAAAELEPELGIPVLDSVSATLWKALDLLGGRPLDRGSVLLSGSTRAALKEICALLRAATGSDRTTVRLDLPSQRLGVDLAAAEDTGPGVAAIQHDAGLDQRALNTVRWLEEHRKPLVQPHFRADPRPPQALIDTYGVRAQLLAPIEIDGAMVGWLSVHSLTERDWTPGEIRAAEAATARVRALLER; encoded by the coding sequence ATGCCCCGCATCGGAATGCTGACCCCGTCGTCGAACACCGTGCTAGAACCCGTCACCTACCGGCTGCTGTCCGGCGCGGAGGAGGTGACCGCGCACTTCAGCCGGTTGCCGGTCACCGCGATCTCGTTGGCCGAGGAGCAGAGCGGCCAGTTCTCCGTGGCCCGGATGTCGGCCGCCGCCGAGCTGCTCCGGGACGCCGCGGTGGACGTCGTGGTGTGGAACGGGACCGCCGGGTCCTGGCTCGGCCTCGACTACGACCGGCAGGTCTGCGATGCGCTGTCGCAGGTGTGCGGGGTTCCGGCGACGACGTCGACGCTGGCGCTGCACGACGCCTTCCGCGCCTTCGGCGTGCGGAGGTTGGGCCTGGTCACGCCGTACACCGGCGACGTGACAGCGCGCATCGCGGAGACGTACGCGGCCGAGGGCGTCGAGGTGGTGGCCGACGAGCGGCTGGAGATCACCGACAACTTCTCCTTCGGCGAGGTGCCCGAGCAGCGGCTGGTCGAGATGATCGGGGCCGCCGCGCCCGGCGCGCAGGCGGTGGCGCTGGTGTGCACGAACCTGCGCGGCGCCTTCGCGGCAGCCGAGCTGGAGCCGGAACTCGGAATCCCCGTGCTGGACAGCGTTTCCGCGACGTTGTGGAAGGCGCTCGACCTGCTCGGCGGCCGTCCTCTCGATCGCGGGAGCGTGCTGCTGTCCGGCTCGACGCGGGCCGCGCTGAAGGAGATCTGCGCCCTGCTCCGCGCGGCGACCGGCTCGGACCGGACGACGGTGCGCCTGGACCTGCCGTCGCAGCGCCTCGGCGTCGACCTGGCCGCGGCCGAGGACACCGGGCCCGGCGTGGCGGCCATCCAGCACGACGCAGGCCTCGACCAGCGCGCGCTGAACACCGTCCGATGGCTGGAGGAACACCGCAAGCCGCTGGTGCAACCGCACTTCCGCGCTGACCCACGACCTCCGCAGGCTCTCATCGACACCTACGGCGTCCGAGCCCAGCTGCTCGCCCCGATCGAGATCGACGGTGCGATGGTCGGCTGGCTCTCGGTGCACAGCCTCACCGAGCGCGACTGGACTCCTGGCGAGATCCGGGCCGCCGAGGCCGCGACAGCCCGCGTCAGAGCCCTGCTGGAGCGGTGA
- the allB gene encoding allantoinase AllB, with amino-acid sequence MSEAATATFDVVFRARRLIGPNGETSGSVGVRDGRIAAVEPFDAQLDAARTVELAADEVLLPGLVDTHVHVNDPGRTEWEGFDTATRAAAAGGVTTILDMPLNSLPPTIDTGALEIKRKTAREKAHVDVGFWGGAVHGNLGELRGLHEAGVFGFKCFLLHSGVDEFPPLNPAELDEALRELARYDAMMIVHAEDSDAIEHAPTAHGETYGDFLNSRPRGAENVAIAQVIELARRIGGRVHILHLSSSDALPMIASARADGVKVTVETCPHYLSFSAEEVPDGATQFKCCPPIREARNRELLWQGLADGIIDCVVSDHSPCTPELKRFDIGDFGVAWGGVSSLQLGLPAVWTQARVRGHSLADVVQWMSRKPAELAGVHRKGSIAVGQDADFCVFAPDAAFVVDVDKLHHRNPVSPYHGRPLAGVVRETWLRGTQIVGPDAATAPQGNLLTR; translated from the coding sequence TTGTCCGAGGCAGCCACCGCGACGTTCGACGTCGTTTTCCGCGCACGTCGGCTCATCGGCCCGAACGGGGAGACGTCCGGCAGCGTCGGCGTCCGCGACGGCCGCATCGCCGCTGTCGAGCCCTTCGACGCCCAGCTCGACGCGGCTCGCACCGTCGAGCTCGCCGCCGACGAGGTGCTGCTGCCGGGGCTGGTCGACACCCACGTGCACGTCAACGACCCGGGCCGCACCGAGTGGGAGGGCTTCGACACGGCCACCCGCGCCGCGGCGGCCGGCGGCGTCACCACCATCCTCGACATGCCGCTGAACAGCCTGCCGCCGACCATCGACACCGGCGCGCTGGAGATCAAGCGCAAGACCGCGCGCGAGAAGGCGCACGTCGACGTCGGCTTCTGGGGCGGCGCGGTGCACGGCAACCTCGGCGAGCTGCGCGGCCTGCACGAGGCCGGGGTGTTCGGCTTCAAGTGCTTCCTGCTGCACTCCGGCGTCGACGAGTTCCCGCCGCTGAACCCGGCCGAGCTGGACGAGGCGCTGCGCGAACTGGCCCGCTACGACGCGATGATGATCGTGCACGCCGAGGACTCCGACGCCATCGAGCACGCGCCCACCGCGCACGGCGAGACCTACGGCGACTTCCTCAACTCCCGCCCGCGCGGCGCCGAGAACGTGGCGATCGCGCAGGTCATCGAGCTGGCCCGGCGGATCGGCGGCCGCGTGCACATCCTGCACCTGTCCTCCTCCGACGCGCTGCCGATGATCGCCTCCGCGCGCGCCGACGGCGTCAAGGTCACGGTCGAGACCTGCCCGCACTACCTGAGCTTCAGCGCCGAGGAGGTCCCCGACGGCGCGACCCAGTTCAAGTGCTGCCCGCCGATCCGCGAGGCGCGCAACCGGGAACTGCTCTGGCAGGGCCTGGCCGACGGGATCATCGACTGCGTGGTCAGCGACCACTCGCCGTGCACCCCGGAGCTCAAGCGCTTCGACATCGGCGACTTCGGCGTGGCCTGGGGCGGCGTGTCCAGCCTCCAGCTGGGCCTGCCCGCGGTGTGGACGCAGGCGCGGGTGCGCGGCCACAGCCTGGCCGACGTGGTGCAGTGGATGTCCCGCAAGCCCGCCGAGCTCGCCGGAGTGCACCGCAAGGGCTCCATCGCGGTCGGCCAGGACGCGGACTTCTGCGTCTTCGCCCCGGACGCGGCCTTCGTGGTGGACGTGGACAAGCTGCACCACCGCAACCCGGTCTCGCCCTACCACGGCCGCCCGCTGGCGGGCGTGGTGCGCGAGACCTGGCTTCGCGGCACGCAGATCGTCGGCCCCGACGCGGCGACCGCCCCGCAGGGCAACCTCCTCACCCGCTGA
- the tsaB gene encoding tRNA (adenosine(37)-N6)-threonylcarbamoyltransferase complex dimerization subunit type 1 TsaB, with the protein MLVIALDTSTPAVTAGLVALDDGGPRSLAERVTINPRAHGELLMPQLLDVMTEAGHELADADAIVVGAGPGLFTGLRVGMVTAAALGQACGRPVHPVCSLDAIAAQADVTGQLLVATDARRKEAYWAAYSGRTRIDGPHVQRPADVPTEGCSAAAGELAEAFDLPVVEPRYPTSVGLVAAAQEVLGTEPAPLVPLYLRRPDAELPSKRKSVLTRGAK; encoded by the coding sequence GTGCTCGTCATTGCGCTGGACACCTCGACCCCTGCGGTCACCGCCGGGCTGGTCGCGCTGGACGACGGTGGGCCCCGATCGCTCGCCGAACGCGTCACGATCAACCCGCGCGCCCACGGAGAGCTGCTGATGCCGCAGCTCCTCGACGTCATGACCGAAGCCGGACACGAGCTGGCCGACGCCGATGCGATCGTCGTCGGCGCCGGGCCCGGCCTGTTCACCGGCCTGCGTGTCGGCATGGTCACCGCTGCGGCGCTAGGCCAGGCGTGCGGCCGCCCGGTGCACCCGGTGTGCAGCCTCGACGCGATCGCCGCGCAGGCCGACGTCACCGGGCAGCTGCTGGTCGCCACCGATGCGCGCCGCAAGGAGGCCTACTGGGCCGCCTACTCCGGGCGGACCAGGATCGACGGCCCGCACGTGCAGCGGCCCGCCGACGTGCCGACCGAGGGCTGCTCCGCAGCGGCCGGAGAGCTGGCCGAGGCGTTCGACCTGCCCGTCGTCGAGCCGCGCTACCCCACGTCGGTGGGGCTGGTCGCGGCGGCGCAGGAGGTGCTGGGCACCGAACCGGCCCCGCTGGTGCCGCTCTACCTGCGGCGACCGGACGCGGAGCTGCCGAGCAAGCGGAAGTCCGTGCTGACCAGGGGTGCGAAGTGA
- the rimI gene encoding ribosomal protein S18-alanine N-acetyltransferase codes for MQVLKLRRADLKRCAELEQVLFPGDDPWSWEAFVSELDQGHHYVGAYLDGRLIGYAGLAVVGRAPHAEAEVHTIGVEPGHQGTGVGKALLRALLARADEQRATTFLEVRTDNEPAIAMYRKHGFEIVGLRKRYYQPSGADAHTMRRPAAGTETGE; via the coding sequence CTGCAGGTGCTCAAGCTCCGCCGCGCCGACCTGAAGCGCTGCGCGGAGCTGGAGCAGGTGCTCTTCCCCGGCGACGACCCGTGGTCGTGGGAGGCGTTCGTCTCCGAGCTCGACCAGGGCCACCACTACGTCGGGGCCTACCTCGACGGGCGGCTGATCGGCTACGCCGGGCTGGCCGTGGTCGGCCGCGCCCCGCACGCCGAGGCCGAGGTGCACACCATCGGCGTCGAGCCCGGTCACCAGGGCACCGGCGTGGGCAAGGCGCTGCTGCGGGCGCTGCTGGCGCGGGCCGACGAGCAGCGGGCGACGACGTTCCTGGAAGTGCGCACCGACAACGAACCCGCGATCGCGATGTACCGCAAGCACGGCTTCGAGATCGTCGGCCTGCGCAAGCGCTACTACCAGCCGTCCGGGGCCGACGCGCACACCATGCGCCGGCCCGCGGCGGGAACGGAGACCGGGGAATGA
- the tsaD gene encoding tRNA (adenosine(37)-N6)-threonylcarbamoyltransferase complex transferase subunit TsaD: MTADRVVLGIESSCDETGVGLVRLAADGTVELLADAVASSVDEHARFGGVVPEIASRAHLAAMAPTMRRALDESGLELSDVDAIAVTAGPGLAGALMVGVAAAKAYASALGVPLFGVNHLGGHVAVDTLEHGPLPDRCLAMLVSGGHSQLLLVEGIAERITEVGTTIDDAAGEAYDKVARILDLPYPGGPPIDKQAKLGNPKAIAFPRGLTGPRDAKYDFSFSGLKTAVARWVETEQREGREIPVPDVCASFQEAVADVLTAKAVRAARDLEVDTLVISGGVAANSRLSELAAQRCAEAGITLRVPRPRLCTDNGAMIAALGAHVLASGAKPSPLDMPANPGLPVSTIVVQ, from the coding sequence ATGACTGCGGACCGGGTGGTGCTCGGCATCGAGAGCTCCTGCGACGAGACCGGCGTCGGCCTGGTGCGGCTGGCCGCGGACGGCACGGTCGAGCTGCTGGCCGACGCGGTGGCCTCCAGCGTCGACGAGCACGCCCGCTTCGGCGGCGTGGTGCCGGAGATCGCCAGCCGCGCGCACCTCGCGGCGATGGCGCCGACGATGCGCCGCGCGCTGGACGAATCCGGCCTCGAACTGTCCGATGTGGACGCCATCGCGGTGACCGCGGGGCCGGGCCTGGCGGGCGCGCTGATGGTCGGCGTCGCCGCGGCCAAGGCCTACGCCTCCGCGCTGGGCGTGCCGCTGTTCGGCGTCAACCACCTCGGCGGGCACGTCGCCGTGGACACCCTGGAGCACGGCCCGCTGCCGGATCGCTGCCTGGCGATGCTGGTCTCCGGCGGGCACTCCCAGCTGCTGCTGGTGGAGGGCATCGCCGAGCGGATCACCGAGGTCGGCACCACCATCGACGACGCGGCGGGCGAGGCCTACGACAAGGTCGCGCGCATCCTCGACCTGCCCTACCCGGGCGGCCCGCCGATCGACAAGCAGGCCAAGCTCGGCAACCCGAAGGCGATCGCGTTCCCGCGCGGCCTCACCGGCCCGCGCGACGCGAAGTACGACTTCTCCTTCTCCGGCCTGAAGACGGCGGTCGCCCGCTGGGTGGAGACCGAGCAGCGCGAAGGCCGGGAGATCCCGGTCCCGGACGTGTGCGCCTCGTTCCAGGAAGCAGTGGCCGACGTGCTGACCGCGAAGGCGGTCCGCGCGGCGCGCGACCTGGAGGTGGACACGCTGGTGATCTCCGGTGGTGTGGCGGCGAACTCCCGCCTGTCGGAGCTGGCGGCGCAGCGCTGCGCGGAGGCGGGCATCACGCTCCGGGTCCCGCGCCCGCGCCTGTGCACCGACAACGGGGCGATGATCGCGGCCCTGGGAGCGCACGTCCTGGCATCGGGCGCGAAGCCCTCGCCGCTGGACATGCCTGCCAACCCGGGCCTCCCGGTCAGCACCATCGTCGTCCAGTGA
- a CDS encoding SanA/YdcF family protein produces MRGVWVGLVGLVGIGVVTGLPSAWAFARSARRIRSASDVPETEVGLVLGAGVRWDGTPSLILQGRLNVARDLYDAGKIRRIIVSGSPESRGFSEPVVMRHHLVSHGVPDDSIVLDESGVDTWRSCVRAAGEFGLRELTVISTDFHLPRAVAMCRRLGVDAHGVGHHAAADWRLQRVAARGVRREFLATVKAFWYSR; encoded by the coding sequence GTGCGCGGAGTGTGGGTCGGGCTGGTGGGACTGGTCGGGATCGGTGTGGTGACGGGATTGCCCTCGGCGTGGGCGTTCGCGCGCAGCGCGCGGCGCATCCGGTCGGCGTCCGACGTGCCGGAGACCGAGGTCGGCCTGGTGCTCGGCGCCGGGGTGCGCTGGGACGGCACGCCCAGCCTGATCCTGCAGGGGCGGCTGAACGTGGCCAGGGACCTCTACGACGCGGGGAAGATCCGGCGGATCATCGTCAGCGGCAGTCCCGAATCGCGCGGCTTCAGCGAACCCGTGGTGATGCGCCACCACCTCGTGTCGCACGGCGTTCCGGACGATTCGATCGTGCTCGACGAGTCCGGTGTGGACACTTGGCGCTCCTGCGTGCGGGCGGCGGGCGAATTCGGCCTGCGCGAGCTGACGGTGATCAGCACGGACTTCCACCTCCCCCGAGCGGTGGCGATGTGCCGCCGTCTCGGCGTGGACGCCCACGGCGTCGGCCACCACGCGGCGGCGGACTGGCGCCTCCAGCGCGTCGCGGCGCGCGGAGTCCGCCGCGAGTTCCTCGCCACGGTCAAGGCCTTCTGGTACAGCCGCTGA
- a CDS encoding alkaline phosphatase D family protein, whose protein sequence is MTESPVPLSRRVSRRAVLLGGAAALGATALGGSALANALAMPGAGVRRLADPFTLGIASGDPLSDGVVLWTRLAPKPTADDGLGGMPDKVVPVQWEVAEDEQFSKIVQSGEAQAAPELGHSVHVELEGLQPGAEYFYRFRAEGEISPVGRTRTAPAPDALDELTMCFASCAHYGEGYFTAYRRMAEDNPHLILHLGDYQYEYPAKAEDVREVLGPETRTLANYRQRHGQYKTDPDLQLAHATAPWVVVWDDHEVENNWADEVPEKPDDGFLDRRKVAFQAYYENMPLRSTAKPSGIDLQLYRRLRWGSLVNFHMLDTRQYRDDQACGDGWQSGCTDREDPDRSITGAEQEKWLLDGFRDTTARWDVLGQQVFFSRLDRGIGDEEKYSMDSWDGYVANRDRIADAMADSAVRNGVVLTGDVHRHWAAEIKRTHDKPDSPAVGTEFVTTSVTSGGDGNDDGSEDVLKENPHVKFYANRRGYVRTKFTAAELRADYRVLTKVSEKDAPAETAKSFVVEDGKPALNPV, encoded by the coding sequence ATGACCGAATCCCCCGTCCCGTTATCCAGGCGGGTCAGCCGACGCGCCGTGCTCCTCGGCGGTGCCGCCGCGCTCGGGGCCACCGCGCTCGGCGGATCCGCGCTGGCCAACGCGCTGGCCATGCCCGGCGCCGGCGTCCGGCGACTCGCCGATCCGTTCACCCTCGGCATCGCCTCCGGCGATCCGCTGTCCGACGGCGTCGTGCTGTGGACCCGCCTCGCGCCGAAGCCGACCGCCGACGACGGCCTGGGCGGCATGCCCGACAAGGTCGTGCCGGTGCAGTGGGAAGTCGCCGAGGACGAGCAGTTCAGCAAGATCGTGCAGAGCGGTGAGGCGCAGGCCGCTCCGGAGCTCGGGCACAGCGTGCACGTCGAGCTGGAGGGGCTGCAGCCCGGCGCGGAGTACTTCTACCGCTTCCGCGCCGAGGGCGAGATCTCGCCGGTGGGCCGCACCAGGACCGCGCCCGCGCCGGACGCGCTCGACGAGCTGACCATGTGCTTCGCCTCCTGCGCGCACTACGGCGAGGGCTACTTCACCGCCTACCGCCGGATGGCCGAGGACAACCCGCACCTGATCCTGCACCTCGGCGACTACCAGTACGAGTACCCGGCCAAGGCCGAGGACGTGCGCGAGGTGCTGGGGCCGGAGACCCGGACGCTGGCCAACTACCGGCAGCGGCACGGCCAGTACAAGACCGACCCCGACCTGCAGCTGGCGCACGCGACCGCGCCGTGGGTGGTGGTGTGGGACGACCACGAGGTCGAGAACAACTGGGCCGACGAGGTGCCGGAGAAGCCCGACGACGGGTTCCTGGACCGGCGCAAGGTGGCGTTCCAGGCCTACTACGAGAACATGCCGCTGCGCAGCACCGCCAAGCCGTCGGGCATCGACCTCCAGCTCTACCGGCGCCTCCGGTGGGGATCGCTGGTCAACTTCCACATGCTCGACACCCGCCAGTACCGCGACGACCAGGCCTGCGGCGACGGCTGGCAGTCCGGCTGCACCGACCGGGAGGACCCGGACCGGTCGATCACCGGCGCCGAGCAGGAGAAGTGGCTCCTCGACGGGTTCCGCGACACCACCGCGCGCTGGGACGTGCTCGGCCAGCAGGTGTTCTTCTCCAGGCTCGACCGCGGGATCGGCGACGAGGAGAAGTACAGCATGGACTCCTGGGACGGTTACGTCGCCAACCGCGACCGGATCGCCGACGCGATGGCCGACAGCGCCGTCCGCAACGGCGTGGTGCTCACCGGCGACGTGCACCGGCACTGGGCCGCGGAGATCAAGCGCACCCACGACAAGCCGGACTCCCCCGCCGTCGGCACCGAGTTCGTGACGACCTCGGTGACCAGCGGTGGCGACGGCAACGACGACGGCAGCGAGGACGTGCTCAAGGAGAACCCGCACGTGAAGTTCTACGCCAACCGGCGGGGCTACGTGCGCACCAAGTTCACCGCGGCCGAGCTGCGCGCGGACTACCGCGTGCTGACCAAGGTGTCCGAGAAGGACGCCCCGGCGGAGACCGCGAAGTCCTTCGTGGTCGAGGACGGCAAGCCGGCGCTGAACCCGGTGTGA
- the groES gene encoding co-chaperone GroES — translation MASIKPLEDKIVVQASEAETTTASGIVIPDTAKEKPQEGKVLAVGPGRVDDKGNRIPVDVKEGDVVIYSKYGGTEVKYNGEEYLILSARDVLAVVN, via the coding sequence GTGGCGAGCATCAAGCCGCTTGAGGACAAGATCGTCGTCCAGGCGAGCGAGGCCGAGACGACGACTGCGTCCGGCATCGTGATCCCGGACACCGCCAAGGAAAAGCCCCAGGAGGGCAAGGTTCTGGCCGTCGGCCCGGGTCGCGTCGACGACAAGGGGAACCGCATCCCGGTGGATGTCAAGGAGGGTGACGTCGTCATCTACTCCAAGTACGGCGGCACCGAGGTCAAGTACAACGGCGAGGAGTACCTGATCCTCTCCGCCCGCGACGTGCTGGCCGTCGTCAACTGA
- the groL gene encoding chaperonin GroEL (60 kDa chaperone family; promotes refolding of misfolded polypeptides especially under stressful conditions; forms two stacked rings of heptamers to form a barrel-shaped 14mer; ends can be capped by GroES; misfolded proteins enter the barrel where they are refolded when GroES binds): MAKQITFDEQARRALESGVNQLADAVKVTLGPRGRHVVLDKQFGGPQVTNDGVTIAREIELSDPFENLGAQLAKNVATKTNDVAGDGTTTATVLAQSLVREGLRNLAAGANPAALNKGVQAATDAVVEALKAKATPVKGRDNIAQIATVSSRDEAIGALIGEAMEKVGEDGVISIEESSTLATELEITEGLQFDKGFISPHFVTDAERQEVVQEDAQILLHRDKISGLQDLLPLLEKIAQNGKPLLIIAEDVEGEALSTLAVNAIRKTLKVVAVKAPFFGDRRKAFLDDLAVATGAQVIAPEVGLKLSEAGPEVLGSARRVTVTKDTTTIVDGRGTAEALKERVDQIRKEIEATDSDWDREKLQERLAKLGGGVAVIKVGAATETELKERKSRIEDAVAAAKAAAEEGSVPGGGSSLIHAAKVLSDDLGLSGDEATGVQLVRRALEAPLYWIAANAGQEGAVVVSKVRDLDWGSGYNAATDEFGDLVQAGIVDPLKVTRSAVANAASIARMVITTESAVVEKPEEEAAEAGHGHGHGHGH, from the coding sequence ATGGCTAAGCAGATCACCTTCGACGAGCAGGCCCGGCGCGCGCTGGAGAGCGGCGTCAACCAGCTCGCCGACGCGGTCAAGGTCACCCTCGGACCGCGCGGCCGGCACGTCGTGCTGGACAAGCAGTTCGGCGGGCCGCAGGTCACCAACGACGGCGTGACCATCGCTCGCGAGATCGAGCTGAGCGACCCGTTCGAGAACCTGGGCGCCCAGCTCGCCAAGAACGTGGCGACCAAGACCAACGACGTCGCCGGCGACGGCACCACCACCGCCACCGTGCTGGCCCAGTCGCTGGTCCGCGAGGGCCTGCGCAACCTGGCCGCCGGCGCGAACCCGGCGGCGCTGAACAAGGGCGTGCAGGCGGCCACCGACGCCGTGGTGGAGGCCCTCAAGGCCAAGGCCACCCCGGTCAAGGGCCGCGACAACATCGCCCAGATCGCCACCGTCTCCTCCCGCGACGAGGCCATCGGCGCGCTGATCGGCGAGGCGATGGAGAAGGTCGGCGAGGACGGCGTGATCAGCATCGAGGAGTCCTCGACGCTGGCCACCGAGCTGGAGATCACCGAGGGCCTGCAGTTCGACAAGGGCTTCATCTCCCCGCACTTCGTCACCGACGCCGAGCGCCAGGAGGTCGTCCAGGAGGACGCCCAGATCCTGCTGCACCGGGACAAGATCTCCGGCCTGCAGGACCTGCTGCCGCTGCTGGAGAAGATCGCGCAGAACGGCAAGCCGCTGCTGATCATCGCCGAGGACGTCGAGGGCGAGGCGCTGTCCACCCTGGCCGTCAACGCGATCCGCAAGACCCTCAAGGTCGTCGCGGTCAAGGCCCCGTTCTTCGGCGACCGCCGCAAGGCGTTCCTGGACGACCTGGCGGTCGCCACCGGCGCCCAGGTCATCGCGCCGGAGGTCGGGCTGAAGCTGTCCGAGGCCGGTCCGGAGGTGCTGGGCTCGGCTCGCCGGGTCACCGTGACCAAGGACACCACGACCATCGTGGACGGCCGCGGCACCGCCGAGGCCCTCAAGGAGCGCGTGGACCAGATCCGCAAGGAGATCGAGGCCACCGACTCCGACTGGGACCGCGAGAAGCTGCAGGAGCGCCTGGCCAAGCTGGGCGGCGGCGTCGCGGTGATCAAGGTCGGCGCGGCCACCGAGACCGAGCTCAAGGAGCGCAAGTCCCGCATCGAGGACGCGGTCGCCGCTGCGAAGGCCGCGGCCGAGGAGGGCAGCGTGCCCGGCGGTGGGTCGAGCCTGATCCACGCCGCCAAGGTGCTCTCCGACGACCTCGGCCTCTCCGGTGACGAGGCCACCGGCGTTCAGCTGGTGCGCCGCGCGCTGGAGGCGCCGCTGTACTGGATCGCCGCCAACGCGGGCCAGGAGGGCGCCGTCGTGGTGTCCAAGGTCCGCGACCTCGACTGGGGCTCGGGCTACAACGCCGCCACCGACGAGTTCGGCGACCTGGTCCAGGCGGGCATCGTGGACCCGCTGAAGGTGACCCGCTCCGCGGTCGCCAACGCGGCCTCCATCGCCCGCATGGTGATCACCACCGAGAGCGCGGTCGTCGAGAAGCCCGAGGAAGAGGCAGCCGAAGCCGGTCACGGCCACGGCCACGGGCACGGCCACTGA
- a CDS encoding WhiB family transcriptional regulator, whose translation MADTRRLPGPNADIWDWQIRGSCRGMDSAYFFHPDGERGPARARREAKAKEVCQHCPVIAQCRAHALAVQEPYGIWGGLSESEREVIIKARKRQQLAVAAS comes from the coding sequence ATGGCAGACACTCGACGTCTTCCAGGACCGAACGCCGATATCTGGGATTGGCAGATACGAGGCTCCTGTCGAGGCATGGACAGCGCGTACTTCTTTCATCCGGACGGCGAGCGGGGCCCGGCGCGAGCTCGGCGCGAGGCGAAGGCAAAAGAGGTGTGCCAGCACTGCCCGGTGATCGCCCAATGCCGCGCCCACGCGCTGGCGGTGCAGGAGCCGTACGGCATCTGGGGCGGGCTGTCGGAGTCGGAACGAGAAGTGATCATCAAAGCGCGCAAGCGCCAGCAGCTGGCGGTCGCAGCCAGCTGA